A stretch of DNA from Terriglobia bacterium:
GGCGAGGCGGGTGCGGGTCTCGGCCGCGCGACCCTCGGGCAGCCCGGCGGCGAGGGCCTCGCGGTACCGGTCCCGCGCCGCACTGAACTCCCCCTTCTTCTGAAGGATCCAGCCCGCCTGGTCAATCGCGAGCGCGTAGGGCGGCCTCATGGCCATGAGCGGCGTCATGGCGGCGAGCCCCTCGTCCAGGCGGCCCTGCGAGGAGAGCGCGGAGGCCAGCCGCAGGTGGTCCCTCGGAACCGCCCGTGTGAGGGCCGCCCCGGCGATGGCCAGCGCGGCCAGCACGACCGCTGCGACGGCGACCGAGAGGCGCCTGGCCTCCCGGCGCCAGCTCGCGGCCGCCTCGATCAGAGCGAGGCCGCCGAACGGCGCCAGCAGGAAGAACAGCGGCAGGCGAAGGCGCGTATTCACGAAAAACAGCAAGAGCGTCGCCAGCTGCGCCGCGGCGGCGCCCGCGAGCGGCCAGGAGGACGCGAACCCGCGGCGCAGGGCGATCGAGACGCCCGCGAGCCCGAGCGCCAGGAGCGGCCAGGCCGGGAGCGCGAGGGCGTGGAGCCAGGGCAGGAACAGGTCTCGCTCCAGCGGGAACGAGTAGGCGTCCGACGGGTCGCCCGGCGCGAGCACGCGGCGCAGCTTCCGGCCCTCGAGCACCAACCATCCCACCGGGTCCGCCAGGACCTCGCGGAGGGCCCGAGTTCGCCAGTAGGCGGACACGGCAGACGGCGAGATCGGTCGTCCGGCGTCCTTCTCCGCGATCGCCTTCCCGAGCAACCGCTCCGAGAAGATGTCGCCCGCTCGGGGGTGAAGCGGGGTGTAGTCGCCGCGAGCGCCCCGCTGATTCCCGATGAAAAGGTTCTCGCCTCCCGAGGAAGCGACGAGCACGAAGTCGCCGTGGCGAAGGTTGTGGATCGTCGCCGGCGCCACGCCCATCGCGATCCCCGCCGCGAAGACGACGACCGACGCGGCCCGCGTGTGCCACGACCGGTGGCCTCGCGCCGTGGCGAGGGCGGCGGCCCCGACGGGCGCGAGCAGGAGTCCTTCCGCCCTCGCCAGCGCGGAGATGCCGAGCGCCAGGCCGGCCAGCAGGTCCAGGACGAGCGATCGCCGTTCGCGCGCGGCGCCGAGAACGGCCAGGGCGGCGGCGGAGGTGGCGAGAGCCACCGGAACCGGAAGCAGCTTCAACCCGTAGAAGACGAAGGGGCCATGGAGGACGACGAGAACGGCGCCCACGGCTCCGGCGGCGGCGGAGCGGAGGTACGCCTTTCCCACCGGCACGAGGAGTGCTACGGCCGCCGAGGTGAGGAGCGCCTGGAGGAGCAGCGCGGCCCGGGTCGCGCTGAAGGCCGCCGAGAACCCGTAGGCGAGCGCGAGGAGCACGGGGAACAGGGGAGCTTGA
This window harbors:
- a CDS encoding tetratricopeptide repeat protein; translated protein: LRLAILVFVVALAAHLPALFEYRHDPFVHWPLSDAQSYDEWAQRIASRGLAAEPVFHQAPLFPVLLALAYGFSAAFSATRAALLLQALLTSAAVALLVPVGKAYLRSAAAGAVGAVLVVLHGPFVFYGLKLLPVPVALATSAAALAVLGAARERRSLVLDLLAGLALGISALARAEGLLLAPVGAAALATARGHRSWHTRAASVVVFAAGIAMGVAPATIHNLRHGDFVLVASSGGENLFIGNQRGARGDYTPLHPRAGDIFSERLLGKAIAEKDAGRPISPSAVSAYWRTRALREVLADPVGWLVLEGRKLRRVLAPGDPSDAYSFPLERDLFLPWLHALALPAWPLLALGLAGVSIALRRGFASSWPLAGAAAAQLATLLLFFVNTRLRLPLFFLLAPFGGLALIEAAASWRREARRLSVAVAAVVLAALAIAGAALTRAVPRDHLRLASALSSQGRLDEGLAAMTPLMAMRPPYALAIDQAGWILQKKGEFSAARDRYREALAAGLPEGRAAETRTRLAQVLEKLGAPVEASAEHDRAVGSPEATAGTWYERGMFRLRRGDRAGAVADLRAAAKLDPSWDRPRDALARLGN